A stretch of the Nitrospirota bacterium genome encodes the following:
- a CDS encoding muconolactone Delta-isomerase family protein translates to MKYLVIGSGGPGFASPEEAVSTLEEIVLPSFEQLIGLEKEKKILAGGLPVGDRSFVFIAEASSNEELDRMLRNLPMWGSLDWEVTPLQTFAGRAEQERDISKKLKK, encoded by the coding sequence ATGAAATACCTGGTAATAGGTTCCGGAGGACCCGGGTTTGCCTCTCCGGAAGAAGCGGTCAGTACGCTTGAAGAAATAGTGCTTCCAAGTTTTGAACAACTCATCGGGCTTGAAAAGGAGAAGAAGATTCTTGCCGGGGGACTCCCCGTGGGAGACAGGTCGTTTGTGTTCATAGCGGAAGCGTCTTCGAACGAAGAACTGGACCGGATGCTCCGGAATCTCCCCATGTGGGGGTCTTTGGATTGGGAAGTCACCCCCCTTCAGACGTTTGCGGGAAGAGCCGAACAGGAACGGGACATAAGCAAGAAACTGAAAAAGTGA
- a CDS encoding cytochrome b N-terminal domain-containing protein, giving the protein MKQRRSWQEVAGIDALNYPVPAHANTIWYSLGGITLCSLIIAFLSGAVLTQFYNPTPAAAHDSVRFMSEAPLVGLVRGIHYWSANIGFGLLIIHVLRVIFTGAYRAPRTVNYLVGVLLFSTVFMLYFSGTVLRWDQEAYEALEHFLETMKLLGPLGSFFSEEFTLSTSLLARMYGLHVGILSGAFIILAVVHLAYVKHFGISPKPGQTPEEYEKSKASGHTFLLHMRKLTGYGLILFAVVVGLSYFLTPGLLNAPVPGVESTKPPWPFWYFYPLEGIMGISGLLLGSLAVVLALLVIPSLGLIISSERKRILVGRIIAGAGLVIWLTLLVITYFLPVMKHF; this is encoded by the coding sequence ATGAAGCAACGGAGAAGCTGGCAAGAGGTAGCGGGCATAGACGCCCTCAATTATCCGGTGCCCGCTCATGCCAATACCATATGGTATTCACTCGGAGGGATAACGCTCTGCAGCCTCATAATCGCCTTTCTCTCCGGTGCCGTCCTTACCCAGTTCTACAATCCCACGCCTGCCGCCGCTCATGACAGTGTCCGCTTTATGTCCGAAGCCCCACTAGTGGGACTCGTACGGGGCATCCATTACTGGAGCGCCAATATCGGATTTGGCTTGCTGATCATCCACGTGCTGCGGGTCATCTTTACCGGTGCATACCGGGCACCGAGAACGGTGAACTACCTGGTCGGTGTTCTCCTGTTTTCCACCGTCTTCATGCTGTATTTCTCGGGGACCGTGTTGCGGTGGGACCAGGAGGCGTACGAAGCCCTCGAGCACTTCCTTGAAACGATGAAATTACTGGGGCCCCTCGGCTCCTTCTTCTCCGAGGAGTTCACACTGTCGACGTCGTTGCTGGCCCGAATGTACGGCCTGCATGTGGGCATCCTTTCGGGCGCGTTCATAATTCTGGCGGTCGTGCATCTGGCGTATGTGAAACATTTCGGCATATCACCGAAACCCGGCCAGACCCCCGAAGAATACGAAAAAAGCAAGGCATCGGGACATACGTTCCTCCTGCACATGAGAAAGCTCACTGGTTACGGTCTGATACTGTTTGCAGTCGTTGTGGGACTGTCCTATTTCTTGACGCCGGGTCTCCTGAACGCACCCGTGCCGGGCGTGGAATCTACAAAACCGCCCTGGCCATTCTGGTACTTTTATCCTCTTGAAGGGATCATGGGAATTTCGGGTCTTCTCCTCGGATCTCTTGCCGTCGTGCTCGCGCTCCTGGTGATCCCGTCTCTCGGTCTGATAATCAGCTCGGAGAGGAAACGTATTCTCGTCGGCAGGATCATCGCCGGAGCGGGGCTCGTGATCTGGCTCACGCTTCTTGTAATTACCTATTTCTTGCCGGTAATGAAACATTTTTAG
- a CDS encoding radical SAM protein: protein MKCALVVPAWTPEEIFSAKTAGSQVNYWQPLGTLYVAASLREAGHEVIFLNGAFLGHEEIMGELRAFAPEAVGLYSTTFGWDKARHAARSIKALLPGVFVFVGGPYPIAARGGCLEDEPGFIDAVVTGEGEETSVEMLERLGAGRSLQGVRGVAFRDGGTVVDNAPRELMDDLDALPFPARDLLGDAARYVPPPATYRRKPVAVMITSRGCNRRCLYCFQIDRHRTKGIRYRSVQNVMAEVELCLEQGYREIKFIDDTLAADYGRAMDIAGEIKRRGLDFTWFASACVNQVDAPLLRAFKDAGCWAILFGAESGVQKNLNAIRKGITLEQTRRAVRAAKDAGLMVLTPFLFGIPGETYEEGLRTIEFAMELDPDVANFHAITPFPGTELYENIEQYGSMSGDLRDFTYQGIAFTPHTMSREQVAQLRQIAFRRFYSRPRYLARRLLGVRSLGELRAGLSGARSLFWLWARKGLFRREGPPSQEAPGPRPPHRSPREAKPWSRSA, encoded by the coding sequence ATGAAGTGCGCCCTGGTGGTGCCCGCCTGGACGCCGGAGGAGATTTTCTCGGCTAAGACGGCCGGCTCGCAGGTCAACTACTGGCAGCCCCTGGGCACGCTGTACGTGGCCGCAAGCCTCAGGGAGGCGGGGCATGAGGTCATATTCCTGAACGGGGCGTTTCTGGGCCACGAAGAAATCATGGGGGAGCTCCGCGCCTTCGCCCCCGAGGCCGTGGGCCTGTACTCCACCACCTTCGGCTGGGACAAGGCGCGCCACGCCGCCCGGTCCATAAAGGCCCTCTTGCCGGGCGTCTTCGTCTTCGTGGGGGGACCCTATCCCATCGCGGCCCGGGGAGGCTGCCTGGAGGATGAGCCGGGCTTTATCGACGCCGTGGTCACCGGCGAGGGGGAGGAGACCTCTGTGGAGATGCTCGAGCGCCTGGGCGCGGGGCGGAGCCTCCAGGGGGTGCGGGGAGTGGCCTTCCGCGACGGCGGCACTGTCGTGGACAACGCCCCCCGGGAGCTCATGGACGACCTCGATGCCCTCCCGTTCCCGGCCCGGGACCTCCTGGGAGACGCCGCCCGGTACGTGCCCCCGCCGGCAACCTACCGACGGAAGCCCGTGGCCGTGATGATAACCTCCCGGGGGTGTAACCGCCGCTGCCTGTACTGCTTTCAGATAGACAGGCACCGCACGAAGGGCATCCGCTACCGGAGCGTGCAGAACGTGATGGCCGAGGTGGAGCTCTGCCTGGAGCAGGGCTACCGGGAGATAAAGTTCATAGACGACACCCTGGCCGCGGACTACGGCCGCGCCATGGACATCGCCGGGGAGATAAAGCGCCGCGGGCTGGACTTCACCTGGTTTGCCTCGGCGTGCGTCAATCAGGTGGACGCCCCCCTGCTCAGGGCCTTCAAGGACGCCGGCTGCTGGGCCATACTCTTTGGCGCCGAAAGCGGTGTCCAGAAGAACCTCAACGCCATCAGGAAGGGCATCACCCTGGAGCAGACCCGCCGAGCGGTCAGGGCCGCCAAGGATGCGGGCCTCATGGTGCTGACCCCGTTTCTCTTCGGCATCCCGGGGGAGACGTACGAGGAGGGCCTGCGCACCATCGAGTTCGCCATGGAGCTTGACCCCGACGTGGCGAACTTCCACGCCATCACCCCGTTCCCCGGTACCGAGCTTTACGAGAACATCGAGCAGTACGGCTCCATGTCCGGGGACCTGCGGGACTTCACCTACCAGGGAATCGCCTTCACGCCCCACACGATGAGCAGGGAGCAGGTGGCCCAGCTCAGGCAGATTGCCTTCCGGCGGTTTTACTCCCGCCCCCGGTACCTCGCGCGGAGACTTCTGGGCGTGCGGTCCCTGGGAGAGCTTCGGGCGGGGTTGAGCGGCGCACGCAGCCTCTTCTGGCTCTGGGCCAGGAAGGGCCTCTTCCGAAGGGAAGGCCCGCCCTCACAAGAAGCGCCCGGCCCGCGCCCCCCGCATCGTTCCCCCCGCGAAGCCAAGCCCTGGTCCCGGTCCGCCTGA
- a CDS encoding FAD-dependent oxidoreductase: MTNGSPALETVCYSPRDGQGASVVLGGGLAGLAAGYALTRAARKAVLFEAAPAVGGLSRTLSSGPFLYDIGGHRFFTRDREVDSLVQDLMDGELAPVQRKSKIYMRGKFFDYPLRPANALFGLGPFMVMRILADYGLEKVRGLFARRPDVSLEDWVVRNFGRTMFTIYFKEYSEKVWGIDCSRISQGWVEKRISGLSLSTALRNAFFKFAGREPPTLVDTFLYPRHGIGRIAERFREEIEKENRVFTDTAVVRLRHEDLSVRSLDIHNCRKTFTVQGDSYVSTMPLPALVRMMEPAPPPRVMEAAHSLGFRDLVLVAVKVDRENVTDQTWVYIPERKIPFGRLHEPKVWSRSMAPEGQTLVVVEYFCFEGDATWSTPDGALSETTVRGLADLGFLRPEEVLGTDVVRVPKAYPLFEVGYEEHCGVIYEYLERFRNLHLAGRSGTFQYQNMDHAISSGTAAARSVLLAEARRR, encoded by the coding sequence TGGGCGGTGGGCTGGCCGGGCTTGCCGCGGGATACGCCCTGACCCGGGCGGCAAGAAAAGCCGTCCTCTTCGAGGCGGCACCGGCCGTGGGGGGCCTTTCCCGGACCCTGAGCTCCGGACCGTTCCTCTACGACATCGGCGGGCACCGCTTCTTCACCAGGGACAGGGAGGTGGACAGCCTCGTCCAGGACCTCATGGACGGCGAGCTGGCCCCGGTGCAGAGAAAGAGCAAGATTTACATGCGGGGGAAGTTCTTCGACTATCCCCTCAGGCCCGCCAACGCCCTTTTTGGCCTGGGCCCCTTCATGGTGATGCGCATCCTGGCCGATTACGGCCTGGAGAAGGTGCGGGGGCTCTTCGCCCGGCGGCCGGATGTGTCCCTGGAGGACTGGGTGGTGCGCAACTTCGGGCGCACCATGTTCACCATCTATTTCAAGGAGTACAGCGAGAAGGTCTGGGGCATCGACTGCAGCCGCATCAGCCAGGGCTGGGTGGAAAAGCGCATCTCCGGCCTCTCCCTGTCCACGGCGCTCAGAAACGCGTTCTTCAAGTTCGCCGGACGGGAGCCCCCCACCCTGGTGGACACCTTCCTCTATCCCCGGCACGGCATAGGCCGGATTGCCGAGCGCTTCCGCGAGGAGATAGAGAAGGAAAACAGGGTCTTCACGGACACCGCCGTCGTCCGCCTGAGGCACGAGGACCTGAGCGTGCGGAGCCTCGATATCCACAACTGCCGGAAGACCTTCACCGTGCAGGGGGACTCCTATGTCTCCACCATGCCGCTTCCCGCCCTGGTTCGGATGATGGAGCCCGCCCCGCCCCCGCGGGTGATGGAGGCCGCCCACAGCCTGGGCTTCCGCGACCTCGTGCTCGTGGCCGTAAAGGTCGACAGGGAGAACGTCACCGACCAGACCTGGGTTTATATCCCCGAGAGGAAAATCCCCTTCGGGAGGCTCCATGAGCCCAAGGTGTGGAGCCGCTCGATGGCGCCGGAGGGGCAGACCCTGGTGGTCGTGGAGTATTTCTGCTTCGAAGGGGACGCCACGTGGAGCACCCCGGACGGGGCCCTCTCGGAGACGACTGTTCGGGGGCTTGCGGACCTGGGCTTTCTGAGGCCGGAGGAAGTGCTGGGCACCGATGTCGTCCGGGTCCCCAAGGCCTACCCCCTTTTCGAGGTGGGCTACGAGGAGCACTGCGGCGTCATTTACGAATACCTCGAGCGGTTCCGCAACCTTCACCTTGCCGGCAGGTCCGGGACCTTCCAGTACCAGAACATGGACCATGCCATAAGCTCCGGCACGGCAGCGGCCCGGAGCGTGCTCCTCGCGGAGGCCCGGCGGCGATGA